A stretch of the Osmerus mordax isolate fOsmMor3 chromosome 12, fOsmMor3.pri, whole genome shotgun sequence genome encodes the following:
- the LOC136954419 gene encoding LOW QUALITY PROTEIN: uncharacterized protein (The sequence of the model RefSeq protein was modified relative to this genomic sequence to represent the inferred CDS: deleted 1 base in 1 codon), with the protein MGRRVADPTNPVPALGVPLAGGQWGPLCSVGVQTSPGLRTIPSLKRNNSQPTSTQHPETTATCDLSGSFHTSKEMSQNTINSLTQEDLGSQGGVYCQVKAVRTNDRESGSRANGKRMSRYTNGSVVAPEVVGGVCSEGSEGNEQIREKRRVQSLKGEGSRPVLRSGNTCVNAHATLPRPCRMMTTSRPRLCGTCGRRQSQVPAICMAPACRRRAANQITASQTLPNPIRKQSTAKPPPPVLHIGSQATPPLPPHSPRTVEVAPRPAPPILQTNPTPTKVPAPLVKSEDSKTPPPTLAKEAQVPHTAPQCNGAPGGLLHGRLQSVEESLLSNQEKIKVLLNVIQDLEKSKALSEGVEHDFRQQEGRLQGVMEALEGGDHDVPLPLPKAGSSSSSSRPNTKSRVKKLRKKCFWWL; encoded by the exons ATGGGCAGAAGGGTGGCTGATCCAACCAATCCAGTGCCTGCGCTGGGGGTGCCCCTGGCGGGGGGGCAATGGGGCCCGCTGTGCAGCGTGGGAGTACAGACCTCCCCTGGCCTCAGGACCATCCCCTCCCTGAAGAGGAAtaacagccagccaaccagcacgCAACACCCAGAAACCACGGCAACGTGTGATTTGAGCGGGAGTTTCCACACCTCCAAGGAGATGTCGCAAAACACCATCAACAGCCTGACGCAGGAAGACCTTGGGTCGCAGGGTGGGGTTTACTGTCAGGTCAAAGCTGTCCGGACCAATGACAGAGAGTCTGGTAGCCGGGCCAACGGGAAGCGGATGTCTCGCTACACCAATGGGAGTGTGGTTGCCCCAGAGGTGGTGGGCGGGGTCTGCAGCGAGGGCTCGGAGGGCAACGAGCAAATCCGAGAAAAGAGGAGGGTCCAGTctctgaagggggaggggtctcGGCCAGTGTTGCGTTCGGGGAACACATGCGTGAACGCTCATGCCACCCTGCCACGCCCCTGTAGAATGATGACCACGTCA CGCCCCCGCCTTTGTGGAACCTGTGGGCGGAGACAGTCGCAGGTCCCCGCCATCTGCATGGCGCCCGCATGCCGCCGGCGAGCGGCCAATCAGATCACGGCAAGTCAGACTTTACCAAACCCTATCCGGAAACAGTCGACAGCA AAGCcgcctcccccagtcctccacatAGGCTCCCAGGCCacgccccctctgccccctcactcccctcggACGGTGGAGGTGGCCCCCAGACCTGCCCCGCCCATCCTACAGACAAACCCGACGCCCACCAAGGTACCAGCCCCCCTGGTCAAATCCGAGGACTCTAaaaccccacccccaactctGGCGAAGGAGGCCCAAGTGCCTCATACCGCCCCACAATGCAACGGGGCACCCGGGGGTCT GCTGCATGGGCGCCTGCAGAGCGTGGAAGAGAGCCTGCTCTCCAACCAGGAGAAGATCAAAGTACTGCTCAATGTCATCCAAGACCTGGAGAAGAGCAAGGCCCTGAGtgaagg cgtGGAGCACGACTTCCGCCAGCAGGAGGGTCGTCTCCAGGGAGTTATGGAGGCCCTGGAGGGCGGAGACCATGacgtgcccctccccctccccaaagcaggctcctcctcctcatcatcccgccCCAACACCAAGTCCCGAGTCAAGAAGCTCCGCAAGAAGTGCTTCTGGTGGCTCTAG